The genomic segment GCCCGGTCCTCGCGGACGTGGAGCGCGCGACCAAGAACATCGATCCGGCTGCCCTGAAGCGGGCGCTCACGCCGAAGACACGCGCCATCGTGTCGGTCTCGATCGCGGGGCATCCCTGCCGCGCCGCCGAGATCGCTGCGATCGCCCGCGAGCGCGGCATCCCGGTCATCGAGGACGCAGCGCACTCCTTGACCGCGCGAATCGGCGAAACCCCCGTCGGCACGCAGGCCGACATCACATGCTTCTCGTTCTACGCGACGAAGGGCGTTACCGCGGGCGAAGGCGGGATGGTGGTGACGGCGCGCGAGGAATGGGCCGAGCGGATCCGGCGGCTCTCGCTGCACGGGCTCTCGGCCGCGGCGTGGTCACGCTACGACAAGGGCGGATGGTGGGAGTACGACGTGACGGAGCTGGGCTACAAGTACAACATGACCGACATCCAGGGCGCGCTCGCGCTGGCGCAGATGGGGCGGGCGGAGAAGATGCGCGAGCGGCGCGAAGCGATCGCGCGGCGATACGCCGGCGCGCTGCGAGGGATCGAGGGCCTCGCGACTCCGGTGGTCGGCGACGGACTGCGCCACGCGTGGCACCTCTACCAGATCGCCGTGAATCCCAAGCTAAGCCGCCTCGACCGAGGGGCGCTCGCGCGGGCGCTTCGCGAGGAGGGCATCGGAGCAAGCGTCCACTTCAAGCCACTCCACCTCTTCCCTTACTATCAGGAGCGCTTGGGCGTGCAGGCGGGCCAGTTCCCCACCGCCGAGGATTGCTTCGAGGAGACGCTCTCGCTCCCGATTTACCCCGATTTGACGGATGCGGACGCGGACCGGGTCGCGCAGCGGATCCGATTCCACCTGACGGGAAAGGGCTGAGGCGCATGGCGACCGATCAGGAAGAGGGGCGCTGGGAGGAGCTTCGGGCCGCCAT from the Candidatus Eisenbacteria bacterium genome contains:
- a CDS encoding DegT/DnrJ/EryC1/StrS aminotransferase family protein, yielding MAPPIPFHRPSITQSELDAVAGVLRSGWLTTGPKVKELEAAVAAYVRPAASAAPHAVALSSCTAALHLALIAAGVKEGDEVVTSPYTFVATGETILWVGARPVLADVERATKNIDPAALKRALTPKTRAIVSVSIAGHPCRAAEIAAIARERGIPVIEDAAHSLTARIGETPVGTQADITCFSFYATKGVTAGEGGMVVTAREEWAERIRRLSLHGLSAAAWSRYDKGGWWEYDVTELGYKYNMTDIQGALALAQMGRAEKMRERREAIARRYAGALRGIEGLATPVVGDGLRHAWHLYQIAVNPKLSRLDRGALARALREEGIGASVHFKPLHLFPYYQERLGVQAGQFPTAEDCFEETLSLPIYPDLTDADADRVAQRIRFHLTGKG